Genomic segment of Dromiciops gliroides isolate mDroGli1 chromosome 3, mDroGli1.pri, whole genome shotgun sequence:
GTAGCAACCCATAAAATACAATTCCTTACAAACATGCTGTTTGTAAGAGAGTCCATATCACCCTGTTCACAGGACATTGAAAACTCTAATTTGCATCATACAGACAAAAGAACCCCATAGAGACATAGCTTTTTAACTAAATGAagatataggcatatatatgcatgtgtatatcagtatatataggtatgtaggTATACATATAAACTCAGCATTAGAGATGTCTGTATTCAGtggttatatattttaaattcattcctCAGCCCTGCCTGAAAACCATTAGGATCATTTGTTCTGGCCAAGTGAAGTATCACGAAGCTGCTAATGAAATTAGCTTATTTAGCATTTAGAAGGCCTATGGCAGAtttctattttgggggaaaatgtacTGGAAAGTATAATTTCTGTTCTGGTTAGAACAATTAAGTCAACATAAACTAATTACCTGTTTCAGTAACAACTATGTGATACGGATCTTCTGGTTTGCTTGCATCAAAGGACTTTCCTGCTGGGATAGTTGGAAAACTCTCTGTAAAAGATTACAAAtagtttatacatacatacatattcaatacTAAATATGAAAGATATAGGGTTCAATAATGAAAAGCACTTCAAATGTCTGTTTTTATAAGTAATAATTTATCTATAACCAAATTCAATTTAAAGATTGTATTTCAATTTGAAATTTTCATATTTCATaactaaaaaaacaattttaccaTCTATTTATGAATTATACATTTTGTAGCACTACATATCTAGAATTACATCCTGTTTCCTGATAATTACTGATAATTATCCAGCTAGCTGGAAGGATGCTATCCAGCCCTTAGTCAGAGCCAAGAAGGTAGAGGTATGAGTTTTCCAagtggttttaaaaataattttgtattatcTGTAATTTTATAAGGCAAGATAATcagcaatttattttatttgtattgcaCCAAGCATGGGTATTTCAAGCAACAATGATCTGGAGTACATTTCTGCACTGTATCCTTGAAAGAGATTTTTCTGACAATTCCtgatcttaaaaaaattttttaagatcACTTTTCTAGTACTTTATTTCACAATTACTATATctgggttttttatttattttaaatctttttaaaagatcaCTTTTCTGATACTTTACTTCACAATTATCAtatctgtttttttaatttcactaTAAAAATCTTTTGTTTCTTACCATGATCTTGCACTGCCTCCTAATCCTTTCTCTAAGACACTATCTGTTAAATCAATAGTTCAGTGAAAGAACGATTCGATTAGAAAATAGTATTTCTTTGCATTCCTCCTTAATTATGACCCTTAGTTTACTTATGTAAGCTTTTCGAagttataaattaaaaaacactGTATTTGTACACTCCTTCCTGTATGTacttcaaaacatttaaaaatttaatttataatgAGATAGATCATCACTCCTGCTCACAGTAATCAATCTTTCCTTTTTAGTGCTGAAGCACTTAACATTAATACTATTTTCGTGACATTTAGTCATCTATTACCCTGTATTagtatttacatttttacatggaAATGCCTTGTTTCCCCAAATAAATCATGTCTATGGGACACAGACTATTTTTAGCATCCTTTTATCCCATACTATACCCAGCAACGTTTTATTTctgcattaagcatttaataaatatttattaaatgaataaataaaatgcattattaAACTTATCACTCAATCCCCAAGTACctaatactatttaaaataattattaataggtAGCAATAACTAATGCTAAAGTAGAAAATCGACAAAGTTGTACTCCAATGCATCATTGTGACACGGAGATGACCTTTGTTCCTCAAGGGCTAGGCCAGTGGTGTGCAAATTCTGACAGATTCTACCATGCTGAAAAAGCTTCAATATGAGCCTGGCAACAAAACATCTGTCAGCTTTCCAAAGTGCAGAGAAACTTATCACCAGCTGCTTATGTATGAATTCTTTGGGCATAGCAgcccacaaaacaaacagaaaacagaaaacatcCTTCAAACACACAGAAGCTCCCCCACTTCTGGGACCATGGTTACGTCTTGGCAGAGAAGCAGAGGGTACTGAAACTCAGTCAGTTTTTAGGCCATCTCAAACATTACCTTGGCTGTTAATACTCTAAATAAGAGATAACTTTTCTATTCACCAACTAATGGACATACTGCTCTAAGAAATGAATCACATAATTCTTGACATTCGTAATGTAAATACAACCAAAAACCGGAAATTATACTTAAATGGCTTATGGGTCCTCCTTCGAGAGGAAAGTAAAAGAGATGACAAAATTAGTTTATAAAGACCATTTCATTTCTTGGAACTTTTGGTCATCTCTTACTGCAATGCTCATGATAAATATGTTGAagaagaccaccatgaaaataattgcagcttatgTACCAAGTTCAGTTGCAGATgataaagagggagaggaatTCTTCATAGGTTGTTATATATGTCAAAAGTAGGCATAAGGGAAAATGGAGGGGAAATGTTATGGAAAATATGGTTCTGGAGTAAGTAGTAAAGACCAGAAAGATATAAAACAGTCAATTTCTTCAAAACTCTTCAATATTTTCAAAAAGGTATTttatgggggctgctaggtggtgcaatggatagaacaccagtcctggagtcacgaaagcttgagttcaaatctgacctctgttacttacttagctgtgtgaccttggacaaaccacttaaacTCGACTGCCTCCACAAGAAAAAGGAAGGGTATTATACGGCAGTTAAAGGTTAATTACAGCTAAATTCACACAAAATAGGATCCTTGATAAGACAAAGTGTTTATAAATCAATACCGGAGTACTCTAATATTTAGAGCAGTTATTCAGTGTCCCTCTCCCACCAGTCTCCAGGCACCTGAatcacaaacaaaagcaaacctAGAAGCTTATGTGAGGCTTGTTCTGGCCTCCCTTATGACTGCAATGATCCTGTCATATCCTCCATAATTATATTTAGCATGTATAGAAacctttaatgtttgcaaagcacttaataaaagttatctcatcttttcttcataacaatccttGGATGTAACTGCTTTTATTGTTCCggtttaacaaatgaagaaactgaggcagacagtggttaagtaacttagcccgggtcatacatctaataaatatctgaagcaagatttgaacttaggccttcctggctccaaattcagggctctgTTCCACCTAACATCTTACAAGAAGACACCAATTCTACCCAACCACATAAAgcaaaagaggaaacaaagaagaaattaagtagTCTAAAAATGTATGATTTCTGACTGGGGTCCAGGTCTACAGTAAGCGTTCTTGGGGACTACAGTGACTCTACACAAATAATCCTTCCTTCTCCACATCTTACAAGAACTGGTAGGCACTGATTCTTCTTAGTAAAAAGTAGAGTGGAGAAAATAATTAGACAAGGTGCCAACATGGGTGGTTACCCTGAAGGAAAGGAATTGAAATCCAATTTAAGTAAACACTATCTCTCATAGTTTATTTAAGGTAGGGACCTAAGCCAACAAAACTTTTACCTTCAATGGCTAAGTGGTTGAGGAATAAGAATaaacaaaatgagaataacaagTCTTCAAAAGAATAATTACAAATTATTAACTCCCATATGAATGATTATTccatatcactaataataagaggcATGCAAAACAAAGCAACCTGGACAATTCTCCTTATACTCAGTAAATTGCTTAATAAAAGATAAGATGGGAATAGCCTATATTGGGGAGATTGTGGAAAGACAAGCACACTGATATTGTACTAGTGGGGCTGTGAATTAGttggtccaaacattctgaaaGTCAGTTTGAAATTGTGGAAACTAGTTAACAAGCATCCATTAAGCACGCtctgttaagtgctgaggatacaaagaaaaccagtccttgacctcaagaagttcatattctaatgggtgaGAATAAGGAGACAAGGTTGAAACCTAGGTTGAAAGCCTGAGTGATGAGGAGGATGGTGGTAAACtttgataacaataacaataactttcGTTCAGAAGAGAAGTCTTgggagaaagacaatgagttcagttttggacatgttgagtttcataTGTCTATGAGACACTAAGTTGTTGGAGATGCCTAATCAATAGTAGGAGATAGAGGAGTGGAAGTCGGAAGAGAAGTTAGGGATGGTATAAGTATATCTTCTTGTTATTCAgccttcattattgaagaggaccttgccagatatcatgacttgcactgaattggatttaagttaggaaggactgtgcaatgtcaccagcctcactctctcctccagagccatctgggtccagtggcaagatagacatcaggatgactggagatggccctcaacatttaaggcaatttgggttaagtgactttgcccaggatcacacaattagtaagggTCTgtggtgagacttgaactcaggccctcccaacttcagagccagtgctctatccactgcactacctaactacCTCATAAGTATATATACTATGCATCTATATAGGAGTGGTAATTCAATTCACAGGAGCAGATGAattcaccaagtgaaatagtatggaaagataagagaagagggcctaggacagagccttggaagATATCATGGTTAGCAGATATGACCtaccaaaggagactgagaaggagtgatcAGACATGCACGAAAACCTATAGAAAGAATAGTATCAAGGATAAAATGGTTATCATATTGTTAAAATCCACagaaagatcaagaaggatgaaaactgAGAGAATGCCATTAGaattgacaattaagagatcactggggggcggctaggtggcgcagtggataaagcaccggccctggattcaggagtaccggagttcaaatctggcctcagacacttgacacttactagctgtgtgaccctgggcaagtcacttaacccccattgccccgcaaaaaaaaaaaaaaaaaaaaaaaaaaaaaaagagagatcactgattgggggcatctaggtggataaagcagcagccttggattcaggaggacctgagttcaaatccggcctcagacccttgacacttactaactgtgtgaccctgggcaagtcacttaaccctcattgccctacaaaaacaaaacaaagagatcattgataaatTTAGAGAGAACATTTTCAGTTGAAGTCTTGTTAGAAGCCAGAGTACAAAGGATTACAAGTGAGTAAAAAGAAATCTTGGTGAGAGAAAGGGTGGTAACAAATAGAGAAGGAAGACAGCCAAAAATAACAGGaaaatataaaacaacaacaaaagttaaaacaacaaatatttcaaGAGGAAAATATAACTCTAAAGACCAAAGCCAAGGAGTTAACAGAGAGGATCctaaaactagaaagaaacaTGAGAACTAAATCCACAAAGAGATTATAAatctcatttaacaaatatacAAGCAAAAAAAGGTGAACCAATGACTGATAAAGAATAAAATCCTGTGGACCACCAAGAAAGCATGGAGCAACAAGAAATTCCAGAATCATTCAAAGCAGAAATTAAACCTAtaatagaagaaaagaggaatgaaTATAGGTCAGGACTTAAAGCTTTCTATTCAAaacttcaaaaataaaatccaaatacctgattagaaaaattaaatatatggcAGAGAATTTTtctaaagaagcaaaagaaagaatttatggtCACACAAGAGGTAGAGAGCATTATGGGATGTAAAATGGTTATATCAAAtgaaaaaggttttacacaatcaaaaccaatgcagccaagattagaaaggaagcaaaaaacttggggaaggggaggattacagcaagtttctctgacagaggcctcatttctcaaaaatagagagaaattagtcaaatttataataatatgagTTATtacccaattgacaaatggtcaaaggagatgaacaggcagttttgagaagaagaaagcaaagctatttattgtttagttgttttttagtcatgtccaacacttagTGAccccttttgtggttttttttggcaaagatactggagtagtttgacatttattgttccagctcattttacatatgagtagactgaggcagacagggttaagtgacttgcctagtgtcacatagctagcaagttgtctgagactggatttgaactcaggtttttctgactttaaacctggcactctatccaatgtaccacctggGTGTCCCCccaaaagctatctatagtaatatgaaaaaatgctctaaataacttttgattagagaaatgcaaattaatgtaACTCtaaagtaccacctcatacctatcagattggttaatatgacagaaaaggaaaatgacaaatgttgacagggatgtgggaaaatagggatactaatgcattgttgatggggttgtgaactgatccaaacattctggagatcAAACATGAactgaaataaagtgaaatgagcagaaccaggagaacattgtacacagtaacagcaatactgcaagatgatcagctgtgaatgacttagctattcttagcaatatagtgatccaaaactattctgaaggacttatgattaaaaaaaaaagttatatacccccagagaaacaactgatggagtctgaatacatattgaagcattttctttattatttggggttttggggCCTGTCTTTTCCTTTGCAAtgtggataatatggaaatgttttgcatgaccacataGTGTATAATCTATTTCAAATTTCTCACCTTCTCAAGGTGGggggatgggaagaagagaatttaaagctcaaaattttttaaaatgaatgtttaaaaatttaatttccaagtaattggttaaatttttttttaaagaggacgCTACGGGACTAGGGGGAGCAGATAAAATAAAGACGCAAAAGAGAGAATTACATATTTAGAAATTACTGAAGCAGAAGAAAGAGGATACCAGACTggtagaataaaaacaaaaggaaatgacattaaaagaaaatataacaagTTTCTCCTTTCCCTCAAATCATAAGTACATGCTTTTCTTGGGTTTACTGCACACTTAGAAGAAATGTTGGATTGCTTCTGAATCTTGATTACCTCATCTGATCAACTTTTCTATATCTTAatcaagactttaaaaaataatgattgttgctttatagtatagtatagtataaagctattccactttctttcctacttttacatttttttctcttgaaaccATTGACCTTTTGCTTCATACCATTTGCAAATTGAGAtaattttttacttcatttttaccTGTTTGTATTCTCTCAATAtttttatagctagcatttctagaattataCCACATAATAGCAGCCACAATGGACACCTATGTTTCACCCTTGACATTGTTAGAAACATTTCTAGTGTATCTCCATTACAAATAACATTAGTTCACTCAGTGCTTGGGGTCTTCTCTTCCTGGAACAGTTCCCCATCCCCGTGACCCACTTAACATGGAATATCCCTGTTCAGGGCCCATCCCACTCCCTTTTCTCATTGATGACTTCCATTTGGAACCTCCATTTTGTGGAGGGGGGCAAAATTGGTCTATCCTATTGCTCTGCCCAATCCTACCCTTTTTACTTGCTGTCCTGTCTCCCTCCAttataatgtaaattccttgaggacagggactaccattctttttacttttatttgtacCACTAGAACTTAGAATAATGCCTGAtatatattaaacacttaataaatgcttgtttcctttatTCAGCCCTCTTGGTTTAGATAATGTTTATCTATATATAGTTTTAGTGGGGTTTTTTACATCAAAAATGAGAGTTGTATTTTATAAGAATTTGTAGTCTTCCTGATGTTGAACAATTAGTACATGCTTAGATATTAATCCAACATGGTGATAGTGAGTAATACAGTACATTGGAATGTAGTATACACAGTTTGCTTTGAGGACCTGAGAAGCTGTAAAGAACTGCCAAGTTTTTCCACAGAATAATCAAGTGTGATATTTATGAAAACCTTGATAAAATGTTTCCCACCTGGTTGATACTTGCAGATAAAATTGTGCTTCATATTGCATCTGTCATCATTCCACTGGTAAAGGTAGGGACCCCCAAGCCCAGGATTGGCAGTTGGTTGATGATACATCACAACACAAGCTTCACTTCCACAGGAAGGTTCATCAGTATACCAGTTTCTAAAAGTATACACCAAATACAAGTATCTTAAAGCAATATTACCCACAAAAATTATAATTTCTTCTGCCTTTATAGGTAATCTGCTTTCCCCTTAAAGACTAAACACTGAAATGATTACTCATGCCTCTAACATCCACACTTACCGATACTGAGAACTGCTTCCATCAGACCACTTGTAGAGGTTTGGACAAGCACCTGACGTCTGTCCCTCTCCATTTCTCCAAAGTCCAATCCAGAAGTCACCATCAGCAATGCCTGTATCTGGCTTAGTGAGATTTTGTAACATGCTTTCTATTAACTTCTGTTCTGTTTCACTTTCAAGACTAAGAAGAACTCCACCATCACTTTCGCAAGCTTGTCGTGCCTCCTGGAATCCCACTCGACTTGACAAGTCCTGAAAATAGGCTATTTTGTAACAGGGATGTTTGAAGTCTGTGAAACACACTTTCTGACCTGAAAGACATGCAGACAAGGTGATGGATAATACAATATCAATTGCATGGacaaaacatgttttttttttttttttaaaaaaaacctataaaatatCAGTGAAACAAAAGTAAACACTCtccaaaattttatctttttttttaaaatctattttctggttatattttctgattatatttaattgcttttcCTCCAGCTCTATTTGAATACTCATGTTGGTGCAATACAACATTTGAATTTAGAAACTGCATCATTTTAATTATGTCACAATGCAGCTCATTCAGTTACTCTCATCAACATATCAGTGAAAGTAGCTAAGAACCTATCtaataaaaagaaacatgaattaaaatatgaaagTAGACAATAAAGCACTGGAATAGAAAATCAACGAGAGAATTCTGGATGAGCCAAGAAAGTATGGAAAATGTCATCATCAGCACTTATGTACAATCTATAGATTCTGTGATATAGGTTTTCTGTCTATACAAAACATcgaataaatttaattttcttacaAATGACTACATTTCCCTTGAACAACAATTATACTCAGTCATTCACCACAAAGTAGAAGCTCTAAATTTGAATCTGAAGAACTTAGGGTCAAGTGTTTTCATGGAAAACCTATATTTTttgtggagaaggaaagaagtagaAGTTCCCGTCTTAGGTGAATGCTAAGTAACAAAGTATGAAAGAATAGTGTCTATAAAATCTTATTTAGCTGAACCCTGGCAATGAGAGATCTGATTCTTCAGACCATTCATCTAATAAGTGCCCACTATATTAAATGTTCAAATTGAATTGAGTTccataaggaaaagaagaattaaattCTGTGGAGTTATCTGAATTGGTGAACTAATTACAATTTTTAGTATACTCCAGGATTAATGTTAACTTATCATATTAATTTAGTGTTTCTTTATAAAGTGAGCACTACCCAAGTAGCCCATAAAAGCTaaacatattggggcagctaggtggcgcagtggatagagcaccagccctggattcaggactacctgagttcaaatccgacctcagacacttaacacttactaactgtgtgactctgggcaagtcacttaaccccaattgcctcacatacacacacacacaaaaaaagcttaACGTATTTCTGAAACATCTAAATATACTCATTGCTACAAGCAGGAAGTATGCTGTCTATCTTTAATTAAGGATAATTGTGAAAATTTAGtaactttaaatattaaaaacacatttctggtttcctaatttcaatatttattgttctttttctttgaatattattTCAAAGGATACAGTATTTTGTTCTCACATCTAAATCACTGATTAAAAAGTAGAAGGAAGATATGTAATGGCACATAGAGATTACATGAGGATTTTGTAGAACATAAACATTTACCAAATAGGGGAATAAGTAATacattattaaaatgtaattgtaatACCTTCTTGAGCAATGCCCTGCAAGACAGCCCTGTGCTAGGTCTTATAAAGAAGAAGGTAACTCCTGATTGATTGAAATGAAGCTGAGAATGATGTTGTGCATCTGTTTAAGGGACTTAACTTTAGTAGTTGTCTGAGTACACACATGGATGAAGACCTCCAATAAGGTggttgtgagagagagagaaactttgaTTATAGAGTGAAGTCCTGTAAGATATGGACATGTATGGGAGCTGGCCCAATCCCATTTCTTGACCTCCATCCCATTCAagagactgataagaaaggactCCCCTGAGTTAAATTGTTctttcactctctgtctctgactgtctctgtctgtctctgtctctctctctctctgtttaagATATCTTACCTCTGAGATAAAGAGCTCATTCACTCTTttcggtttttgttttttggagggtttttgcagggcaatgggggttaagtgacttgcccagggtcacacagctagtaagtgtcaagtgtctgaggcagggtttgaactcaggtactcctgaatccagggccggtgctttatccactgtgccacctagccacccccaagagCTCATTTACTCTTAAAtaaactctgtctctctgtctctccacatatatatgtctgtgtatacacgtgtgtatgtgtgtatgcatgtgtataatatgtatacgtatatatacaagcatgtgtgtttctgtgtgcattgtgtatatgtatgcacataaacacatgtatatacaaaggATATGCAAGAAATCAAAGTCATTGTTATAGTACTTAGCATGAAAAGAATACCTTTACTTTTGTCAAGAACATGTCTCTAAGCAAGAACAGTCATCAGTTAATTTTCCTTAAAGTCTGGATTTAGACTAATTTAAAAGGTAACAAGGAGAGatctcattaataaaataaacTGTAAGAATTTTAAGGGGTTTTTAAACTGGGGATGAGAAGAGAGAGTGTACTACTTATTCTGATATTACTTGGCATATAcgtacatatttttatatatgtgtatatatatatatatgtttctgtgtgtgtatacacacacacacacacacacacacacacagaggaatacAATAGGCATCACCCACTCAAActtatctctctgtgtgtctgtctgattctctctctgtttctttctgtctgtggtATCTGGGGAAAGAATTGCTTCCCATCTTGAGTGACTAGAGAAAGTAGCTTTTATTCTGGTTCCcctaaaaaattatattcttatattGCAAATATCTGATtatgatagatataattctaggtctttgctgttcctcaaacaagatgctacatctcctgactctgcattttcactggcagtcccccacacctggaatccctccttcctcatttctaacTGCtcccttccctggtttccttcaaatctctgctaaaatcccattttatGAAAGAAACCTTTCATGTTGGAAGGCTAGGGCCTTCtatctgagattatctccaatataTCCTGTAAAGGTGtttgtgagtatgtatgtgtgtatatatttgcgtGCGTGTGTTGTTTGTATACTTGTTTGCTCGTCCTCACTCCCTActggattgtaaattccttgagagcatgaattgcttttacctttctttgtatccccaacacttatcaATTACTAAGACTGAAAAGTAATGATCATTTAGGTGAGAGAGGAGCACTGAGAGAGATCAGAGTAATAAAAGCCAAGAAGCGAATAAAGAACTAGAAAGGAGTAGTTTCCAGTATTAACAGCTGCAGAATATTCCAGTAGAATTAAAATTGTGAAGACTTTATAGGTTATTCTGATTCCATATTTATCCATAAAAAGAGACAAAGGGCTGCACAAATTGTTTTGGGTTGCAGGAGGGGAGGTTAGAACAAGAGAAGGATGCTGCACGTAGCACAGAGCCAAGGTTTGATAACTAGTCCAGCCAAgctttgggtttttaaaaagggggggggggttatagAGAATGCATGTGATGTCAGAGCCAAAAACGGATGAAATAAAGATAAAGCTAACTGATCTTAAGGAATTCAGACCCCAGTGGCTAGTTCCTTGTAGCTATGGTGATGCatgtcttattttacaaataagacaaCTGAgccctgaagaaaataaataactaacCTATGGTATAAAACTGAAATTATGACCCATATCTCCTGACTATTCGTTCAATGTTTTCCCCTCTATCACACTGGGTCTTAAATGctaaaattctaaatatgtgATTTATGCCATGCAAACATAATTGTGGAAACAAAAATTAAGGAAATATCTATGTCAGCTTTTCTCCAAGAACATAGTTTATTTTGActttatatagatttttaaatttacagTTTTACAAAGTCTTTTTATAATTTATGTAGAAATGTcttaaattatagaattttaaaatttgagacTTTAGAAATAATCAAGTGATTTGAATACAATGAGAATATAcaaaaggagcaaaaaaaaaattcttttaagcAAACCATGCAATGGCAAGGTGGAATGTATTTAAGAAATAATAGCAATGTGTAGTCTGTTAAATGACTAtaagtcattaataaaatttGGAC
This window contains:
- the CHODL gene encoding chondrolectin isoform X2, with translation MNGMISLLLGAMLLWGQGGFSRRVVSGQKVCFTDFKHPCYKIAYFQDLSSRVGFQEARQACESDGGVLLSLESETEQKLIESMLQNLTKPDTGIADGDFWIGLWRNGEGQTSGACPNLYKWSDGSSSQYRNWYTDEPSCGSEACVVMYHQPTANPGLGGPYLYQWNDDRCNMKHNFICKYQPESFPTIPAGKSFDASKPEDPYHIVVTETGIIPNLIYVVIPTIPLLLLILVAFGTCCFQMLHKRKNKN
- the CHODL gene encoding chondrolectin isoform X1, with amino-acid sequence MNGMISLLLGAMLLWGQGGFSRRVVSGQKVCFTDFKHPCYKIAYFQDLSSRVGFQEARQACESDGGVLLSLESETEQKLIESMLQNLTKPDTGIADGDFWIGLWRNGEGQTSGACPNLYKWSDGSSSQYRNWYTDEPSCGSEACVVMYHQPTANPGLGGPYLYQWNDDRCNMKHNFICKYQPESFPTIPAGKSFDASKPEDPYHIVVTETGIIPNLIYVVIPTIPLLLLILVAFGTCCFQMLHKSKGRTKTSPNQSTLWISKSNKKESSMEI